The genomic segment ACCGAACAGGCCTACACCCTGGTGATCACCGCCCGGGATGCCGCAGGCAACGAGAAGAGCTTCACGGTGCACTTCACGGTGCAGTTCGCAGATGTGACGGCCCCCAGCATCACCGTGACGGCCCCCACCGAGGGAGCAACGGTGACGGGCACCTCAACAGCGATCACCGGAAAAATCACAGACAACCGTGCGGTGCAGTCGGCGAGCATCTCGGTCAATGGAGGAGCTGCACAACCGTTGACGCTGGGGGCAGATGGGTCGTTCAGCTTCACGCAGAACAACCTGAACGATGGGAATTACAGTGTGAGCATCACAGCGAAGGACACCTCAGGGAACGAGAAGACGGTGACGTCGAGCTTCAAGGTGGTGCTGCCAGACCTGTTTGAGCCGAACAACACGTTTGATCAGGCGACGGTGCTGGTGGCGGGTCAGACGACAGGCAAGGCGATCATTGATGGTTCGGACAGGGATGTGGACTGGTACAAATTTGAAGGGAAAGCCGGGCAGCAGGTGAAGATTGAGGTCCTCACCCAGA from the Deinococcus cellulosilyticus NBRC 106333 = KACC 11606 genome contains:
- a CDS encoding Ig-like domain-containing protein, with the translated sequence APTLTVSGPSENAVIATSSVEVSGTITDDFKVASASYTLNGGPAQSITVNKNGSFKINLTGLTEQAYTLVITARDAAGNEKSFTVHFTVQFADVTAPSITVTAPTEGATVTGTSTAITGKITDNRAVQSASISVNGGAAQPLTLGADGSFSFTQNNLNDGNYSVSITAKDTSGNEKTVTSSFKVVLPDLFEPNNTFDQATVLVAGQTTGKAIIDGSDRDVDWYKFEGKAGQQVKIEVLTQ